One Alicyclobacillus acidoterrestris DNA window includes the following coding sequences:
- a CDS encoding polysaccharide deacetylase family protein, which produces MGWWLLVIFIVLILWIIYSAWPTFWTRVCKHSMQTTGLPDTVSLTFDDGPNPVYTPRLLDELKAQDIKATFFVLSERAQEYREIVERMLEEGHDVQVHGSRHWFVPLLHPFAARMQCVGAARALQASFCVTPHVYRPTWGAANLASLFFVRRSGMRLCTWNVMVGDWRNTEPEELVRRIVGKLENQSIIVLHDSDHTFGAETGAPENVIRAIPAISEAVRSRGLRFVRICDCLGES; this is translated from the coding sequence TTGGGCTGGTGGCTCTTGGTAATTTTTATTGTCCTGATTTTGTGGATTATTTATTCTGCCTGGCCGACTTTTTGGACGCGGGTTTGTAAGCATTCGATGCAAACGACAGGGCTTCCAGATACTGTTTCGCTGACGTTCGACGATGGACCGAATCCTGTGTACACGCCGCGCTTACTCGATGAGCTCAAAGCTCAGGATATCAAGGCGACATTCTTTGTGTTAAGCGAGCGCGCACAAGAGTATCGGGAAATCGTTGAACGTATGTTGGAAGAGGGTCACGATGTTCAGGTTCATGGCAGCCGCCATTGGTTCGTACCATTACTTCATCCGTTCGCTGCACGCATGCAATGTGTGGGCGCTGCGCGAGCGTTACAGGCGTCGTTTTGCGTGACCCCCCATGTATATCGTCCGACTTGGGGGGCGGCAAATCTCGCATCTCTGTTTTTTGTTCGTCGGTCCGGGATGCGTTTGTGTACGTGGAATGTGATGGTTGGCGATTGGCGAAACACCGAGCCTGAGGAATTGGTTCGCCGGATTGTTGGAAAACTGGAGAATCAGAGCATCATCGTGCTCCACGACAGCGACCATACGTTTGGTGCTGAAACAGGGGCTCCCGAGAACGTCATTCGAGCGATTCCTGCGATTTCGGAAGCCGTCAGGTCGCGAGGGCTGCGCTTCGTAAGAATTTGTGATTGTTTGGGGGAATC